The nucleotide sequence CGTCTGCGGCACCGACCTGCACATCTACAACTGGGACCAGTGGGCGCAGCGGCGGATCAAGCCGCCGCTGATCCCGGGGCACGAGTTCTGCGGCGACGTGGCGGCGGTGGGCAAGGAAGTCACCAGCGTGAAGGAAGGCGACTTCGTCTCGGCCGAGATGCACGTGGCGTGCGGGAAGTGCTACCAGTGCCGGACGGGCGACGCGCACATCTGCCAGCACGTGCAGATCATCGGGGTGGACGCGAACGGCGCGTTCGCCGAGTACGTGGTCATCCCGGAATCGAACATCTGGAAGATCGACGCGTCGGTGCCGCCGGAGTACGCCTCGCTCTACGACCCGCTGGGCAACGCGGTGCACACGGTGCTCTCGGGCGACATTGCCGCGAAGACGGTGGCGGTGACGGGCTGCGGGCCGATCGGGCTGTTCTCGATCGCGGTGGCGCGCGCGTGCGGCGCGACCCAGGTGTTCGCCATCGAGGTGAACGAGCACCGGCGGAAGATCGCACAGCAGATGAAGGCGGACTTCGTCCTCGACCCCACCAAGGACGACGTGAAGAAGGTCGTGATGGACGCGACCGACGGCGTGGGCGTGGACGTGCTGCTGGAGATGGCGGGGCGGCAGGACGCGATCTCGCTCGGGTTCCAGATCCTGCGGCTGGGCGGGCGGGCGAGCCTGCTGGGGATCCCGTCGAAGCCGGTGACGCTGAACTTCTCCGAGGACATCATCTTCAAGGGCGCGACCATCCTGGGGATCAACGGCCGGCGGATGTACCAGACGTGGTACCAGATGGAAGCGCTCATCAAGGCCGGGAAGCTCGACCTGCATCCCGTGATCACCGACCGCATGTCGATGAAGGATTTTTCCAAGGGCATGGACCGGCTGAAGACGGGCGAGGCGAGCAAGATATTGCTGTATCCCAACGGCGTGCGGTAGAGCTGGGAAACAGCGGTAGAGACGGCCTTCTGGCCGTCTTTGAGACGCGCAGAAGCGCGTCTCTACCCATCACCTTCACAGCGTCCGGTGACGCCCGTCACAGCCGCGGTGTAACCCCTGCTCAACAATAGGCCATCGTCTCCGCAGAGGTGGCGTCATGGCTATTGTGAACTCGAAGTCCGGCAAGATCGTGCGCGAGCTTTCGGTGGCGGAGCTGCGCGAGCAGGCGAAGCTGATGCGGGGCTACAACCTGGTGGCGCTGCACGCGGCGGGCTCGGGGCACGCGGGCGGCACGCTCTCGATCATGGACATCACGGCGGCGCTCTACCTGCGCGTGGCCGACCACGATCCGGAGAACCCGGAGTGGGCGGAGCGCGACCGCATCATCTGGTCGACCGGGCACAAGGCGCCGGCGCTGTATTTCGGGCTGGCGTTCGCCGGCTTCTTCCCCAAAGAAGACGTGATGGAGCTGCGCAAGCTGAGCTCGCCGTTCCAGGGACATCCGCACTGGCTGAAGCTGCCTGGGGTGGAGGCGTCGACCGGGTCGCTGGGGCAGGGGCTGAGCATCGCGGTAGGTCTGGCGCTGGCGGCGAAGCTGGCGGGGCGGAACCACAAGGTGTTCTGCATCATGGGCGACGGCGAGCAGCAGGAAGGCCAGGTGTGGGAGGCGGCGATGGAGGCCGCGCACTACGGGCTCGACAACCTGATCGCGATCGTCGACGAGAACAAGCTGCAGATCGACGGCAAGGTCAGCGAGGTCATGAACGTGGAGCCGCTGGACGTGAAGTACGCGGCGTTCGGGTGGGACGTACTGCGCTGCGACGGGCACGACATGGACCGGGTCGTCCGGGCGCTGGAGTTCGCGAAGTCGCACCACCGCGGGAAGCCGACGGTGATCATCGCGGAGACGGTGAAGGGCAAGGGCGTGAGCTTCATGGAGGGCGTGGCGGGCTGGCACGGCAAGACGCCGAACTTCGACGAGCTGATGAAGGCGCTGCAGGAGCTGGGGCTGGAGCAGGCGGTACCGTACCGCGAGCTGCTGGAGCGGGCGAAGAAATACCAGGCGACGGTGGAGGCGAAGCTGGCGGCGAAGATGCCGAAGTTCTCGCGCGACTACTGGTGGAACGCGCAGGAGCAGATGAAGGTGGAGATGAAGCCGACGCGGATGGGCTTCGGGCAGGCGCTGGCGGAGCGCGGCGACGACGAGCGCGTGGTGTGCCTGGGGCTGGACATCTCGGGGTCGATCACCATCAGCGAGTTTTACGCGAAGCATCCGGAGCGCAAGCCGCGCTGGCTGTCGATGGGGATCGCGGAGCAGTCGGCGACGTCGGTGGCGGCGGGGCTGGCGCGGGAGGGCAAGCTGCCGGTGTTCGGGACGTACGCGACGTTCGCGGCGGCGCGCAACCTGGACCAGATACGGACGTCGGTGTGCTACGGCGACTTCAACGTGATGATCGCGGGAGCGCACGGCGGCGTGTCGGTGGGGCCGGACGGCGCGACGCACCAGGCGCTGGAGGACCTGTTCGCCATCTGCGGGCTGCCGAACATGGTGGCGGTGGTGCCGTGCGATTCGGTCGAGACGAAGCGCGCGACCGAGT is from Terriglobales bacterium and encodes:
- a CDS encoding transketolase, translating into MAIVNSKSGKIVRELSVAELREQAKLMRGYNLVALHAAGSGHAGGTLSIMDITAALYLRVADHDPENPEWAERDRIIWSTGHKAPALYFGLAFAGFFPKEDVMELRKLSSPFQGHPHWLKLPGVEASTGSLGQGLSIAVGLALAAKLAGRNHKVFCIMGDGEQQEGQVWEAAMEAAHYGLDNLIAIVDENKLQIDGKVSEVMNVEPLDVKYAAFGWDVLRCDGHDMDRVVRALEFAKSHHRGKPTVIIAETVKGKGVSFMEGVAGWHGKTPNFDELMKALQELGLEQAVPYRELLERAKKYQATVEAKLAAKMPKFSRDYWWNAQEQMKVEMKPTRMGFGQALAERGDDERVVCLGLDISGSITISEFYAKHPERKPRWLSMGIAEQSATSVAAGLAREGKLPVFGTYATFAAARNLDQIRTSVCYGDFNVMIAGAHGGVSVGPDGATHQALEDLFAICGLPNMVAVVPCDSVETKRATEYLLFEHRGPKYIRFAREATPIVTNEKSPFVFGKANVLRFRGEKAEFAAAFDTVLASKYASEDEDLTIIALGPMVPEAMRAAWILKQEFGWDARVLNMHTLKPIDEAAILKAAQDTGVIVTAEEHQIGALSGRVSEVLTADPELYGTPVLTGAIGVQDRFGDSGAPWELVKEFEVSAEHIAHKAAELMAVKALRTEKMRTAAR
- the tdh gene encoding L-threonine 3-dehydrogenase, which produces MSKTMMAVMKPEAAPGAEIRDVKIPAFGDREVLVKVRVASVCGTDLHIYNWDQWAQRRIKPPLIPGHEFCGDVAAVGKEVTSVKEGDFVSAEMHVACGKCYQCRTGDAHICQHVQIIGVDANGAFAEYVVIPESNIWKIDASVPPEYASLYDPLGNAVHTVLSGDIAAKTVAVTGCGPIGLFSIAVARACGATQVFAIEVNEHRRKIAQQMKADFVLDPTKDDVKKVVMDATDGVGVDVLLEMAGRQDAISLGFQILRLGGRASLLGIPSKPVTLNFSEDIIFKGATILGINGRRMYQTWYQMEALIKAGKLDLHPVITDRMSMKDFSKGMDRLKTGEASKILLYPNGVR